TGGGAAACTTTTAACTTAATTTGAGCAACCAGCTGGCTGCATTAATTTTctatcttaaaaaatttattatgattatATTCCTTAAGTCtcaaactttacttttttttttctccctttcatttttctcttacttcAGAATGATAAGACCCCAGAAATCCAATTATGTCATCTCTCCTTTTGAGGACTATTTTATGtttggctctggctctggctctggctctgaaTCAGGATCAGGATTTGGAAGTGGCTTAattgaaattgaagaagaataCTAATCAGTAGATGAAGACAATGCATTTTATTACAACGTTCGGCCTCTGAAGAGAAATCCACCATCAGACAACTAGGACTTGGTCCAAGATGGACCAGAAGAGAATTTTATTGTGTAAAAGAGTTTCCATCTTGATGTCAGGCAGTGcattcaatatattttatgtatcatagttaaataattacttttacaACAAAAGGTCTTATGGAAACTTtaaaacatctgaaaaagaagtttaggttttattaccttttttctcTCGTGAATTCTTAAAGCTTCCTTTATCCTATTGTCCTGGAAAATACCTGTATTTCCTTTGTATCATATTCAACCAATGTCATTATGAAATTAACTGGACCATTCTTGTCTATAAAATtgctttaaagaataaattatacttattttaaaagttcagtttGAGAAGCAAGTTGACAAGCAATATTTCATATCTAAGTCTTCAGAAACCTGACTCTGGTTGTGAATTATAGATATGCCTCTTTTCTTATGTGAAACCCAGATGCAACACATGATGAATTTATAGAGCGGCCGTTTGACAAGTCCAGTGTAAAATGTATTACTCTAATGTTACCACTGGATGTGTTTGCAGAGCTGGTGGACATTGTTCATTGAGAAGTAGGATTGCTGTTATAATTAGAAATGGAGCACCCAAAGTAAAGCACAGTATGTTCTCAATAATTCATACTGCTTTACTTTTCTCCTGGATATCTATGTATTTTCAAATCTTATCCTATTAAAGCAGAACTATAATCAACATGTTAAGCTGCCTGGGGTCTCTTGTTCTAAACtcaggaaataattatttttttcagatgtttctAGAAGTCTTATCAACAAAGTAATCTGTGAGATTATTTTACAGAGCAAATTTTGGAACTAGAATCCAATCCTATTCACTAGCAAATCAAGCAGACAGTTATGGGAGAACAAGAAGCTTGTTCTTGTCCAAACATTTCCTCTTCTTGAAGGCTTTTCCCATCCTGGTTCCCCTGAGTTCTGAAAAGCTTGTAAGCATCATTTTCATGAATCACGCAAATCAGTCTCTGCTGAAAAGAGCCACCTTGTCCAAGGCTCCACCTTTTCCCAGAGCAGCCAGCATCTAATGACTGGTTGGTGGGAACATATGAATGCCAGGTGCTTCCCCTGAACTTCGGGTAACTCAGAAGGGCAATTGAGCTCCCTGACAGGATTGTCAACACTTTGTTGGGCCGGCTTTGCAgtgcagtttctttctttgcttagtcTTGCTTCCTTCCAGTCTCCTTCCAGGTATCCTGAGAGAGCTCCTTTAGAAACTGTCTGCCTGGCTCCATGGGGAATCCAACCTGTGATAGTTGGTGCCAGGAGGGGTGGAAGGCAGATGCGATAATGggacttggggggcacctgggtggctcagttaagcatctgcccttggcgtaggtcatggtcttggggtcctgggattgagccctgcattgggctccatgctcagtggggagtctgcttctccctctccctctgccatgcaCTCCTCCCCCTACCCACTCCAGCCACGAGCTcgtgtgtatgctctctctctttctctctcccataaaTATGGAGCTAGATCCCCTGCTGCCCGGCTGGCAATGAGGACCCCATCCCTGGCCGTAGATGCAGCACAGTCCCAAGACAGGGTTACAATTAACATTTTCAGATGATGGACTGGGTTGGCACACCAGTGTGAGGGAGGGCACCCTGGTGTAGAGTACGAGGCATTGAGAAACAGGAGACAGTAGTAATTATAAAGACAATAGTATTGGATGTCTATTGCTGGAAGCAATGAAGAGTTTCAAAAGAGACAATGAAAAATCAAGGATAATGAATTAAAGGCTAACTGTGAAAACAAATGagatcctcccccacccccgcaagtTTTCAGGCAGGCCTCAGAGACCCTGCAGGTCGGTTCCAGATCACCACCATAGAGTGAATAGTGCAataagtgagtcaaatgaattttagTCTCCCATTCCGTGTAAGAGCTATATTTCACTATACCATAGTCTATTAAGGATGCTATAGCATTGTGTCTACAAAAACAATGTAcgtaccttaatttaaaaataagttatggctaaaaaatgttaaccatccTCTTTCAGTgaatcataatctttttgctagtgaagtgtcttgtctttttttttttttaagattttatttatttatttgacaggcagatcacaagtaggcagagagagaggaggaagcaggctccctgctgagcagagagcccaatgcggggctccatcccgatcccatgaccctgagatcatgacctgagctgaaggcagaggctttaaaccactgagccacgcaggcgcccctgaagtgTCTTGTCTTGATGTTGATGTCTGCTGGCTGATCAGGGTGACGGTTGCTCAAGTTTGGGGTGCCTacagcaatttcttaaaatcagaCAATTTTAGCCACATTGATCGACTCTCCCTTCATGGATGATGTCTCTGTCACATGGGATGCTGTTGGGTAGCCTTTTGTCCatagtagaacttctttcaaaactggggtctggggatgcctgggtggctcagttggttaagcagctgcctttggctcaggtcatgatcccagagtcctgggatcgagtcccac
Above is a genomic segment from Mustela nigripes isolate SB6536 chromosome 4, MUSNIG.SB6536, whole genome shotgun sequence containing:
- the SRGN gene encoding LOW QUALITY PROTEIN: serglycin (The sequence of the model RefSeq protein was modified relative to this genomic sequence to represent the inferred CDS: substituted 2 bases at 2 genomic stop codons), with amino-acid sequence MQPLLFGSRLALALALLLVLDSSVQGFPVRKARYQWVRCNPDGNSANCIEEKGPTFNLLPGESEGILPLRTDPSSMIRPQKSNYVISPFEDYFMFGSGSGSGSESGSGFGSGLIEIEEEYXSVDEDNAFYYNVRPLKRNPPSDNXDLVQDGPEENFIV